The genomic stretch AAGCGATGAgacataattatattattacttACATTTTAGCAACAACGCCATAAACAAAGCTATTACAACTGATGGCTGACACATTGCCCCATCTGGTTTTCCTTGTCAGGACAAAGTAAATATTAATATTTACTTCTTTCTCAAAGGAGTAATACCTGCATTCctaatttttttctctgtagATGCCAACAGTGTCAATGTTACCCCACCTCAGGACACACCCATATCAAACAGAAAAGATGGAAAGTTCATTAACTTTGGTGTTGATGTTGAAATTCAGAAGCCAGTTGAAAAACTGCCCAGAGGTACAGTTGTTTTGAGTGTGCTTTATCAGTCTTCATTCATGCTCTAATTGACCAGTGTGGCAGACCTAATCTTCTTGGGACTGACCTGCTGTTTTTCTCATTTCTTCcaatggaggaaaaaaaaaaaatctaagtATCTGTAAAATGGCAGTCATGTTAAATGCAGTTCCTCTCCCACATACACCTTACTCTTTTTGCAAAATTACTCTTCTGATCttaatctttttttgtttttcattttcttgccgTTTTGTCAAAGTAAAttatctgggcccggttgtttaaaagccgattaacgctaattccagattaaaaattaaccaaggagtttatttctctactcccaaatgctgttcaacgctaaTATTCAGCacaactttacattagaagaagtcaatcttgaaaaacaagaagaagcaaaaataaactttcaccaaagagttgaaaacatgaaacaaaagtttacgctaatcctggattaagttaattggctttcgaaaaACCGGGCCCTGAATAGGAAGGAAGTTGGACTTGAGGAAAAGAGGGATGGCATGTTGTTGTTTATCtgtaattaatcaacaatatttgtaaaaagttaatacaaagcaatatgtGGCATTCCTTTCCAAACTGAAGTTTAATCATCTCTAAAatatgcatggttacccccaattttctttttggataccaatctTGAGCACATGATATTTAAAGTTCTGCTTTCtttgcatagttttgaactgcgcaGCAATATCCCTGTCTTAATCAAAATCCAACTTTTGCTGGTTAGTATTTAAtgcaatgtatggtggggtttATATTATACATGACATGGTGTTTTCAGTTGGTGTTTGGTTTCATGGTTTAGTAATACCCCCCCCGCCACCTTGATGTCTTTGTGGGTAGTAAACTGAAAGTGCAATACCCATATTGTCATCATGGTTGTCTGAGTGAATGAGCAAGTGAGTGTAAGATTGCAGTCCGGCAGGGCGTGCATGAATTGCGAAACTAATGTAGGAttttcttgaatttcaacaactAATGTCCATAATTGCATAGTTATCCTGTTTGACGCCCACTTGTcaccttttttttactttacaaGAGCAGTGGTCAACCTCAACTAGTCGGGCACTACCCACATGTACACAATGCATGCCTATTTTTGCAATAAGGGTCAATCTTTGCTAAcgttgttgtttacattttgtttcattaacatacgcATTTGCTAATAGAAGGCATCATGCTAATTACAAATTgactttgataacgagccactTATTAGccataaaaactgataaattcttgggtggcaaaagtgCCATTGAtcccatacatacatacttaattgaccgcttcccataggggcttttcagggccaatgaaacacaacgaaacgacgaaacagaacatcaacaacaacaactgttaagaatcccagctggccggaggcaaaccagttggctatttacaagtgcagctgagaagttgaaccagggactaccaggatcaaattcaacgagtggttagagcgggtcttgaacccgggatctccagatctcaaggcaagcgccctagcCACTGGGCTGCACTAGCTGCctcccatacattctttgtaaaagtttgaattttcaataatattcAAAGCATctttgctcagagattatctgatATATGATcaggttcaaattttcagatccaatacaatgcactttcaatattcagtactttatacTTAACTGACTGGTTAGACAATGATAGCCTTATGTTAAcaaggcaaaaaatgtaaacaaagattcccctaaaCTGCCAATCCATACATTTTGTAACTCATTCTGATTTGTTTATGTTGTTATTTGTGCCCTAGGTACAGCAATTTTCTTTGAGTTTAAGCATTACAAACCCAGGAAGGATATTGTGAGCACAAGATGTTTTGCATTTATGGAACAGGACGAGCTTAAACCAGGTCCTGCTTGTATAGAACTGTGAGTAATCAACATAATACATCGTGTGCAATATATCTTTCTTAGTAAGAGGCGGGTACAAAAGTTGGACCAGAGCAGATAAAATCAGATAAAATgagaaatcaccctagccctaatctttAAGATAACCTTGATGAAATCGGCACGAATGTCGAACAGTTTTGGCTTCCATTTTTTGCTCGATCTGAGTTGATTTAGTCtaacttttgtacctgcccattGATAAGAGGCCATTTTTGTTTAGAAAGAATGTCCTGAAATTTTGGGTGGAAGAGACGTAGAATTTCTGTTTGTGAAAAGGATGACGAGGTCTTTGCAGATGAAGAGGGGGGAATGTTAACAGGTTCTTATTGTGCTGAGATAGAAATTAACATTAAAGCAGCTACAGAGACGTTTAAGAGAAGAGagtttaaaagtttaaaaatgatGGGCTTTTTTTTCCTCACTGACCTGAGAAGCAGTTGTGCCAGTTACTGGGAATAATGCACCAAATTTTAGGGAAAGGCACTTCTGGTTTAACATTGTAATCAAGGGATCAAAACCAAGCAAAATAGCTGGGATCAAAACCGTTTTGTTTTATGAAATGGCTATGTGAAAAATTCAGCACAGGTGACTGTAGATAGGGCCATGGAACTGGTGCAGAATGCAAGAAGCATGTACTGAGTGAgttagtgagtgagtgagtgagtgagtcagtcagtcagtcagtgagTGCGAGCGAGGGAGTGATTCAGAACTTCCAGCAGCCTTTTTTTGGAATTTCATTCTTTCATTTGACAATTTTCCAGTGGGATAAAGCAGAAAGACTTTgagtaaattgaaattaatcaAGAACTGAATGCAGGCTATATTTACTGTTATTAAACTTTTATtgacaaaagaaattttttttgaatgttaatcaatattattttgtatATCTAAGTCAAATATCCTTGTTTTGCAGCTATCAGAAGCCAACCGATTTTCATCGCAAGAGATTGAATTTACTGACACAAAAGCCGCTTTATCTGCACCTGACACTAAATATACTGGACGAATAACTCATTCTTTCAAATGTAATTGACAAGCTAAAGTTGTCAACTGGAGGAGTTAGTAGCCAGTAGACCAGTAAGGTCCTTTGCAGTCATTCAACAGGGCCTATTGCATGCCATCCATCTCAATTGTGTTTATGTTTAAAGTTCCCCTTTGGCCAAAAACtcaattcttattttattttggatttcaaaactatggtAACTAAACACTTAAAGCGaccaaaattttaagccttgatttcaaaaagacacctgtttcttttaactggaattttactATTCAATGACTATTCagtggtccaccattactaactttaagatcttgagagagctggatcgaggagaaaatgacaacaaaggctcactagtttaagaatgcggCAGAagtaatatgcagcacaggagttttgggctttcagacttttaaactcgcattTGGCAtaatataataagctgcattcacacgctgaaattttaagctagtgaacctttgacatcatttttccCAGGATCTAACCCTCTgaggtcagttttgaacgtgagtaatggcagaccgtgaaatccaaaacttacactcacaGTCAACgtcctttggataaaagtcaaagcttaaaattttgccaggcaggtgcTAAGCAAACACACTAgtcaagatttcaaaatctaaagaaaaacaggaggttattttttttatcactggGGTACTTTAAACCTTGGAGATCCATTGTAATAGCAAGGTCCTGAGCACAGTTAAGGGAGCTTCTGACTGAACCAGAAACACAAAAACCACTGATGGGAAGCAAGCCGTTCTACCCAATGTTTTCCTGGTTTTTGTTACTGGCTCTCTCAACGGAGGAGCTACGGTCCTTCCTGCAGAATACTGGCATATGATATTCAAGTgctattattttgtaatattccAGAAAATAACCCAAAAAGTTAGTAGTATTTAAAGAGTAACCATGCTAAGAAGTATATTATTGTAAGCTAGGGAGAAGTGACACACGTATCTGTACAATAGACccaatcggctaactcaatgttgtacccaattcaaatctcccgggactaagattctttgtgtattgcataatgcatgataatgtagcattcatatttaaatgatatggaaatacctggaacaaaacgttttattcccaaagggtttgaattgggtacaacattgagttagccgattaggtctgtTACGTCTTTAAGGCAGTCCAACACAATTCCATTGGAgacaaatttattattttctccTGTAGACACATTTTAGGCATCTTTTATCCAAGAATAATGACttttaatgaaatgaaattggGCTGTTTGACGAAATTTTTCTCCAAAAGGCAATACTGACATCTTTGAGCATTCACACCAGCCTCAACtgttgtaaaaattaaaaatccttTATTGTATAGGTAGAAACTGGTTTCATACAGTCAAAACAATGttctcatttaaaaaaaacaagcgaataggccatttccgagtgtatgtctgcctcctcttcaaagccaatctaagtgcgaagtttttgtgatggtaattggttctactttacatatgaatgaaaactaattttcataagaaaaacttcacacttagactcgctttgaagaggaggcaggtaTGAACTCGGAAGTGGCCTATTTTTACCAGTGGTTATTGCATCTTTACCcgttgactcctgggagtgggacttgatagattttactctgtctattaaacaccagatgattttattcgtcaatgggttaaggggggtggctcttaactaccaaactgttgctatggaccccttcaaatagtcatttctcaaatttcgttaACTCTACAGTAATTCTTTTTGGGATAGTGTGTTTCATTTAGCATTCCTTTGTATGGTTCGACTCATAACCATATTTGGTAGATCACATGActgaaacagaaaatgcctaaaaactcagcgagttaactatgtttttcacaattttttaatgcaacagtatGAGACCGTTCTAACACAAAATTTGTAGCATAAATTTTAacagaaattgtttttaatcatAAGGCCCTCatttaatacatttttcaaaatatcagttccattttttgaccaaattgaaattccatgctacagtttatgaaaaacaagacgctccataaaagcgtacactgggttgcctgtggtacgtgttacacaaaaacagaaggcactgaattaggtggtattgaactgcagggttccagttaattttttcaagtggtgggtcattaagaccatgagggtcacccacatgtcgcgccagcagaggccccttggctcacacctttaattattttgtaatatcctgtcccattttgaagtcttttagttttttttagctttggtaataaattcagtttaaagataacaaaacacgctcttaagaaaaattcactcgtttcttctcagataaaggaaaaaaaatagcatAGTTTTTATAGATAGCTcggaatcgaattctcatcgaaagattaacgacaatcgatcgtaaaacgacgaagatttctgcagtctctgacttttatgattttgtcaaaaggaagaaattgatcacgtgctaggcaaccataacggtgcacgtgatcaccttgtggcAACTGAAGGAACTACGGAAAAGCATGTTAATCGTTCATCGTTTTCAGTGTAAAacaacgtctttggttttttaattttgttgtaatatttaactgaatatttacatttcatttcaGGAAGCCGTCTTTGCCGGGTTCCTGAggacgtatctattttgacttcagggtgaactatttacacaatcgccaggttgagcggccatgtaattgaaaatctgaacatccatgagatacaaaaacagacttgcgaattatcgcaaatcacaatgctgacaagcacaaaagcagaagaaatggttaataaatatgaagtttgttactatctgaatgtatttaggttagagtaaagggatatattgtcacgcaaatgatgtaatttcatgacactcaaaattcgcaaaaagcgtgaatttcatgtaaacaatcttcgcactagcaagtcgtagcagtaaattggattaaccaggaagttaaagaaatattgttggcttcccgaataaatttcatcttacactacaatgacaaaatcatttgtcagagaaataaaattcctgtctcctcgcgtatcacatttcaacgcacgtatgcaaatttattaactcattttcacctcgtcccgattcccgcgaaatttttcttctttcaaatacattgtattaacaaaaatattatttctcgtcaagcgttgcatcttttatgttcaagtaactgctaaaaataaagatttttttcacgatctatccgtagatatttttcataatttaattttctctgtcaaaatttgcacaacagtcgacaaatttagtcgcatttacctcttcgtcgaattctcatgcttaacacagaaatttttagttattgtgaaaatcctTCTATGTTCCTTAGccatcatcctttcaaatttcagagaaatcgaccggtccgcgaatattttacgagttttttttcaatgggatgtcaaaaggccaagtggatgttatgcataatagggcaagttcgggcgatcaagttgcgcgttataaatatttcttcacaaaatgttcccgaatcgtcaagtatcaccacaggaGACAAGAACATATTCTAAAAgattattctacgcaaaaagtaagttctggaggtaattttgagagtggaaatcaagtttacggcagaCAATTATAAAcatggtatatttatatttaactagaccctccgtgagggtacactgggttgcctgtggtacgtgcagcgttccaggcaatttttttcaagttggtgggtcattaagaccatttaaggggtcacccagaagtcataccagcagaggccctttggctcacaggtccgcacacgttcgtacgacgaaacagctccttttctgaggttaaaaacctggctaacggcctattaattaatcatttgtcagaaagaagaaattcctgtcctctttaaaaaaaattgacacgcattgcttacgtgtggtagtgaagtaacacagcgatttattccataatgtcaactgagctgtgtgttgtcttccaggagattcaagttgtccttgcgtaatatgtagctctaacagtgcacgatattgttttggtattgtctatcattgtagtgccatggtagaagtcttgagtaaatagcctgagaagacatgtggttactagcaaagtactgagcccagaaagattgaagaaaataaatgggaagtgaaaaacattgtcttctgagatgacat from Montipora capricornis isolate CH-2021 chromosome 12, ASM3666992v2, whole genome shotgun sequence encodes the following:
- the LOC138025536 gene encoding axin interactor, dorsalization-associated protein-like yields the protein MRGPSSAVYGEENGVEFVASVVEGGTLLPRIPYEEGFHRPVVRIDQIGLKDAHVYLNPFFTVSVKDANSVNVTPPQDTPISNRKDGKFINFGVDVEIQKPVEKLPRGTAIFFEFKHYKPRKDIVSTRCFAFMEQDELKPGPACIELYQKPTDFHRKRLNLLTQKPLYLHLTLNILDE